Proteins from a single region of Chryseobacterium sp. W4I1:
- a CDS encoding T9SS type A sorting domain-containing protein yields MVSNTPLNKTASASEETIQQLEDRIKNLENTVEELKQLLLNKAAISTITSSDIAQLSQNVPNPTKNGTSISYYLPKNAQTASIEIYNISGQLVRTLPLREKGNGTVTLSSSELPSGTYVYKMTTDGKVMGSKKMVIKD; encoded by the coding sequence ATGGTTTCGAATACGCCACTCAACAAAACAGCTTCGGCTTCAGAGGAAACCATCCAACAGCTGGAAGACCGCATTAAAAATCTTGAAAATACGGTAGAGGAGCTGAAGCAACTGCTATTGAATAAAGCTGCTATCTCAACTATCACTTCTTCAGATATTGCTCAGCTTTCTCAAAATGTTCCCAATCCCACCAAAAACGGAACGAGCATCAGCTATTATCTTCCAAAAAATGCCCAAACAGCATCAATAGAAATTTACAATATTTCCGGTCAACTGGTAAGAACTCTACCCCTCCGTGAAAAGGGAAACGGCACGGTTACACTTTCAAGTTCAGAACTGCCATCAGGGACATATGTTTATAAAATGACCACAGACGGTAAAGTGATGGGCTCAAAAAAGATGGTGATTAAGGATTAA
- a CDS encoding siderophore-interacting protein has translation MNDTLENVMSSKFKECTVIHTEAVSEDLRLIRFSSDLSDVHFEPAYAIGIRVSEKDYRNYSPFSFNKHAGTFDVIFHLHDTDAVGSRFASRLSVGETTKILMPRGKRFFEPNAEIHFSIGDATSLGSSLSIKEAAEEIGGSFVCLHELEEPSALKELELYGYHAPKNDIQNIIEALTDFLKEEKQALQNNEVVFYLTGNGNTMSVIRKFLKAKGIDSKCIRSQAYWMEGKRGL, from the coding sequence ATGAATGACACATTAGAAAACGTCATGTCCTCCAAATTTAAAGAATGCACCGTTATTCATACAGAAGCTGTTTCAGAAGATCTCCGCCTCATCCGCTTTTCGTCTGATCTTTCAGATGTCCATTTTGAGCCTGCTTATGCCATCGGGATCAGGGTAAGCGAAAAAGATTACCGTAATTATTCGCCCTTCAGCTTTAATAAGCACGCAGGGACTTTTGATGTGATTTTCCATCTTCATGATACGGATGCTGTAGGAAGCCGTTTTGCCAGCCGTCTTTCAGTAGGCGAAACTACAAAAATACTGATGCCAAGAGGAAAGCGTTTTTTTGAACCCAATGCAGAAATTCATTTTTCCATAGGCGATGCAACTTCGCTGGGAAGTTCTCTGTCCATTAAAGAAGCAGCGGAAGAAATCGGTGGCTCATTTGTCTGCCTTCACGAGCTGGAAGAGCCTTCGGCACTGAAAGAACTGGAACTGTATGGTTATCACGCTCCCAAAAATGATATCCAAAACATCATAGAAGCACTCACTGATTTCCTGAAAGAAGAAAAGCAGGCCCTTCAAAACAATGAAGTCGTATTCTATCTCACTGGAAATGGCAATACCATGTCTGTCATTCGGAAATTCCTTAAAGCTAAAGGCATAGATTCCAAATGCATCAGGTCACAAGCTTACTGGATGGAGGGAAAAAGAGGGCTATAA
- a CDS encoding AraC family transcriptional regulator, giving the protein MKQSIPTYDLNSITQHGILIERIEKRTMSTEDNLFDKGIHRDSHYIFTYLQSGRAKMMVDFKMIEAQDTAVFFLLPGQVHEGILMDDVSGWFIAVKADLLPDTLRSVFEESLIDIQPVVIDRITAEKLSSCAEMLQMSCNEEMLETKEGFFVVQSLMNAFTGMYAMIFLGESNSETFIESRAIQLNRQFRILVRKEFKTMKSPSAYAEALHISRGYLTEVIWEVTGRSAQFWIHQEILIEAKRLLSFTGLTVKEIAYELGYSDHTYFSRLFSKVEGCPPSAFRDRNRK; this is encoded by the coding sequence ATGAAGCAGTCCATTCCTACCTACGATTTAAACAGCATTACGCAGCATGGTATTCTGATCGAAAGGATTGAAAAGAGGACCATGAGTACGGAAGATAATCTTTTTGATAAAGGAATTCATCGCGACAGTCATTATATTTTTACCTATCTGCAAAGTGGCCGTGCGAAAATGATGGTTGATTTTAAAATGATAGAAGCTCAGGATACAGCTGTTTTCTTTCTGCTGCCGGGGCAGGTGCATGAAGGAATTTTGATGGATGACGTCAGTGGATGGTTTATCGCGGTAAAAGCAGATCTGCTGCCCGATACCTTACGGTCGGTTTTTGAGGAGTCGCTGATCGATATACAGCCTGTTGTCATTGACCGGATTACAGCAGAAAAGCTCAGTTCCTGTGCCGAAATGCTGCAGATGTCCTGTAACGAAGAAATGCTGGAAACCAAAGAAGGATTTTTTGTGGTTCAGTCCCTAATGAACGCTTTTACAGGGATGTATGCCATGATCTTTTTAGGAGAAAGCAACTCCGAAACGTTCATTGAAAGCCGGGCCATTCAGCTGAATAGACAGTTCAGGATTCTGGTAAGAAAAGAATTCAAAACCATGAAAAGTCCATCTGCCTACGCCGAAGCACTCCATATTTCACGGGGTTATCTCACTGAAGTTATCTGGGAAGTTACGGGAAGATCTGCACAGTTTTGGATTCACCAGGAAATTTTAATAGAAGCCAAACGGCTCTTATCTTTCACTGGACTTACAGTAAAGGAAATCGCTTATGAACTCGGATACAGTGACCATACTTACTTCTCCCGATTATTCTCCAAGGTGGAAGGCTGTCCGCCCTCAGCATTCCGAGACCGAAACAGGAAGTAG
- a CDS encoding LysE family translocator, whose translation MIPLHDLLFFVIAALVLVISPGPNMIYLISRSITQGKKSGLISLAGVVCGFLFHIIMVSFGLTAVLLAVPVAYTVLKTLGTVYLLYLAYQAIKPKSKNIFDVDQQGPHDSPKKLFTVGFLTNVLNPKVAVFYLSFFPQFIKPEYGSVLTQSLELGVIQVFISFSVNFIIVLSAAKVAVFFAGNPFWVKVQKWFMAGILTYLAVKMALSKAR comes from the coding sequence ATGATTCCACTTCACGATCTTTTATTTTTCGTTATTGCTGCCCTTGTTTTAGTGATAAGTCCCGGTCCCAATATGATTTATCTTATTTCAAGATCTATTACACAAGGTAAAAAATCCGGGCTTATCTCACTGGCTGGTGTAGTTTGCGGTTTTCTCTTTCACATCATTATGGTATCCTTTGGTCTTACAGCTGTATTACTGGCTGTTCCTGTGGCCTACACTGTTCTAAAAACTCTGGGGACCGTCTACCTCCTGTATTTAGCCTATCAGGCGATCAAACCTAAGAGCAAAAATATATTTGATGTAGACCAGCAGGGTCCTCATGACAGTCCGAAAAAACTCTTCACCGTTGGCTTTCTCACCAATGTACTCAATCCCAAAGTTGCGGTCTTTTACCTCTCGTTCTTCCCCCAGTTCATTAAACCGGAATACGGCTCCGTTCTTACCCAAAGTCTAGAGCTCGGTGTTATTCAGGTATTCATCAGCTTCAGTGTTAATTTTATCATCGTCCTCAGCGCTGCAAAAGTTGCGGTATTCTTTGCAGGAAATCCGTTTTGGGTGAAAGTGCAGAAATGGTTTATGGCCGGCATACTTACTTATTTAGCGGTAAAAATGGCTTTGTCAAAAGCCAGATAA